In the Oncorhynchus keta strain PuntledgeMale-10-30-2019 chromosome 14, Oket_V2, whole genome shotgun sequence genome, one interval contains:
- the LOC118393242 gene encoding bifunctional methylenetetrahydrofolate dehydrogenase/cyclohydrolase, mitochondrial-like isoform X1: MRCLLATLLFTKFLERIPVGTFHKLYPPRRCRRSVGWSVLQGSVNMATLRVLAEFSQRSKHQVCSLHMSASRQEAVVISGRKLARQIREEARTDVEQWVSTGNRRPHLSVVLVGDNVASHSYVLNKTRAAADVGISSETILKPSYISEDELMDLIYKLNTDHRVDGLLVQLPLPEHIDERRICNAVSPDKDVDGFHVVNVGRMCLDQSTMLPATPWGVWEIIKRTGIPTLGKNVVVAGRSKNVGMPIAMLLHSDGRHERPGGDATVTITHRYTPKEQLCQHTRIADIVVAAAGIPNLITADMIKEGAVVIDVGINRVHDHVTGKDRLVGDVDFEGVRQKASFITPVPGGVGPMTVAMLMKNTIKAAKNLLLTPAERICMVASS; this comes from the exons ATGCGTTGCTTGTTGGCAACCTTGTTATTTACGAAGTTTTTGGAACggattcctgttggaacgttccacaaattatacccaccccGCCGATGTCgaagatcggtaggatggtcagttttacaagg ATCAGTAAACATGGCAACGCTGAGAGTGCTGGCAGAATTTTCTCAGAGATCTAAGCATCAAGTGTGCAGTCTACATATGTCCGCATCAAG ACAGGAAGCTGTGGTCATCTCAGGCAGGAAGTTGGCCCGTCAGATCCGGGAGGAGGCCAGGACCGATGTGGAACAGTGGGTCTCCACTGGCAACAGGAGACCCCACCTGAGCGTGGTCCTTGTAGGAGATAATGTAGCCAGTCACTCCTACGTCCTGAATAAGACCCGGGCTGCAGCTGATGTTG gtatcagcaGTGAGACCATCCTGAAGCCCTCCTATATCTCTGAGGATGAACTCATGGACCTGATCTACAAACTCAACACAGACCACCGGGTGGATGGCCTGCTGGTGCAGCTGCCTCTGCCAG AACACATTGACGAGCGGCGCATCTGTAATGCTGTGTCCCCCGACAAGGATGTGGATGGCTTCCATGTGGTCAATGTGGGCCGCATGTGCCTGGACCAGTCCACCATGCTGCCCGCCACTCCCTGGGGAGTCTGGGAAATCATCAAACGCACAG GAATTCCTACCCTTGGAAAGAATGTTGTGGTAGCGGGACGCTCCAAGAATGTGGGCATGCCCATTGCCATGTTGCTGCACTCGGATGGACGCCATGAGAGGCCAGGGG GCGATGCCACGGTCACTATCACTCACCGTTACACACCAAAGGAACAGCTCTGTCAGCACACAAGAATTGCAGACAttgttgttgctgctgcag GGATTCCAAACCTCATCACCGCAGACATGATCAAAGAAGGAGCAGTCGTTATTGATGTTGGAATAAACAGAGTGCATGACCATGTGACTGGCAAGGACAGACTTGTAGGAGACGTGGATTTTGAAG GTGTGAGACAAAAGGCTAGCTTCATTACCCCAGTGCCTGGAGGAGTAGGGCCCATGACAGTGGCCATGCTTATGAAGAACACAATCAAGGCAGCTAAGAACCTCCTGCTGACTCCTGCTGAGAGGATCTGCATGGTAGCCTCTTCATAA
- the LOC118393242 gene encoding bifunctional methylenetetrahydrofolate dehydrogenase/cyclohydrolase, mitochondrial-like isoform X2, which yields MATLRVLAEFSQRSKHQVCSLHMSASRQEAVVISGRKLARQIREEARTDVEQWVSTGNRRPHLSVVLVGDNVASHSYVLNKTRAAADVGISSETILKPSYISEDELMDLIYKLNTDHRVDGLLVQLPLPEHIDERRICNAVSPDKDVDGFHVVNVGRMCLDQSTMLPATPWGVWEIIKRTGIPTLGKNVVVAGRSKNVGMPIAMLLHSDGRHERPGGDATVTITHRYTPKEQLCQHTRIADIVVAAAGIPNLITADMIKEGAVVIDVGINRVHDHVTGKDRLVGDVDFEGVRQKASFITPVPGGVGPMTVAMLMKNTIKAAKNLLLTPAERICMVASS from the exons ATGGCAACGCTGAGAGTGCTGGCAGAATTTTCTCAGAGATCTAAGCATCAAGTGTGCAGTCTACATATGTCCGCATCAAG ACAGGAAGCTGTGGTCATCTCAGGCAGGAAGTTGGCCCGTCAGATCCGGGAGGAGGCCAGGACCGATGTGGAACAGTGGGTCTCCACTGGCAACAGGAGACCCCACCTGAGCGTGGTCCTTGTAGGAGATAATGTAGCCAGTCACTCCTACGTCCTGAATAAGACCCGGGCTGCAGCTGATGTTG gtatcagcaGTGAGACCATCCTGAAGCCCTCCTATATCTCTGAGGATGAACTCATGGACCTGATCTACAAACTCAACACAGACCACCGGGTGGATGGCCTGCTGGTGCAGCTGCCTCTGCCAG AACACATTGACGAGCGGCGCATCTGTAATGCTGTGTCCCCCGACAAGGATGTGGATGGCTTCCATGTGGTCAATGTGGGCCGCATGTGCCTGGACCAGTCCACCATGCTGCCCGCCACTCCCTGGGGAGTCTGGGAAATCATCAAACGCACAG GAATTCCTACCCTTGGAAAGAATGTTGTGGTAGCGGGACGCTCCAAGAATGTGGGCATGCCCATTGCCATGTTGCTGCACTCGGATGGACGCCATGAGAGGCCAGGGG GCGATGCCACGGTCACTATCACTCACCGTTACACACCAAAGGAACAGCTCTGTCAGCACACAAGAATTGCAGACAttgttgttgctgctgcag GGATTCCAAACCTCATCACCGCAGACATGATCAAAGAAGGAGCAGTCGTTATTGATGTTGGAATAAACAGAGTGCATGACCATGTGACTGGCAAGGACAGACTTGTAGGAGACGTGGATTTTGAAG GTGTGAGACAAAAGGCTAGCTTCATTACCCCAGTGCCTGGAGGAGTAGGGCCCATGACAGTGGCCATGCTTATGAAGAACACAATCAAGGCAGCTAAGAACCTCCTGCTGACTCCTGCTGAGAGGATCTGCATGGTAGCCTCTTCATAA